A genomic segment from Malaclemys terrapin pileata isolate rMalTer1 chromosome 1, rMalTer1.hap1, whole genome shotgun sequence encodes:
- the BEND7 gene encoding BEN domain-containing protein 7 isoform X3 — translation MRRLLNDSTGRIYQRVGKEGEKLKEEPQDLDIAWAQRLTALADSQASLHPSQNGAWNEVSPQASHFSGQYGTRSKSFQNETRTGGSNGELPGVSSSVGPNCCTCNCQSTLQAILQELKTMRKLMQIQAVGTQNRQQPPIPLICAQKSTISRKRNKKKKLPQKTLEPITVNKKPSTVEKEKKLSANSERSSLQAAEHTPKPETHVSGFGIILESSSSDPEVQLAEGFDVFMPKSQLDSILSNYTRSGSLLFRKLVCAFFDDKTLANSLPNGKRKRGLNDNRKGLDQNIVGAIKVFTEKYCTANHVDKLPGPRDWVQILQDQIKLARRRLKRGSAETTDCDEKLDISLLQTGSILEITTDKLVDSKPDFSA, via the exons ATGAGAAGATTACTGAATGACAGCACTGGAAGAATTTATCAGCGAGTTGGCAAAGAAGGAGAAAAACTGAAGGAAGAACCCCAGGATTTAGATATAGCATGGGCCCAGCGCCTGACTGCCCTTGCAGACTCCCAGGCGAGCCTCCATCCTTCTCAGAATGGTGCATGGAATGAAGTATCACCTCAAGCTAGCCATTTTTCAGGGCAATATGGGACTCGGTCTAAAAGCTTCCAAAATGAAACAAGAACTGGAGGATCCAATG GAGAACTTCCAGGGGTCAGTTCATCAGTTGGACCAAACTGTTGTACTTGTAATTGCCAGTCAACTTTGCAGGCCATTCTCCAAGAGCTGAAGACCATGAGAAAGCTAATGCAGATTCAAGCAG ttggCACCCAAAACAGACAGCAGCCTCCGATTCCCCTGATCTGTGCACAGAAGTCAACAATAtcaagaaagagaaataaaaagaaaaaattgccCCAAAAGACTCTTGAGCCCATTACTGTGAATAAGAAGCCCAGCACTgtagagaaggaaaagaaactgTCAGCAAACTCTGAAAGATCCAGCCTGCAAGCAGCTGAACATACTCCAAAGCCAGAGACCCATGTTTCAGGATTTGGTATCATTCTTGAATCATCTTCCTCAGAT CCAGAAGTGCAACTTGCTGAAGGCTTTGATGTCTTTATGCCCAAATCTCAGCTGGACTCTATATTGTCAAACTATACTCGCTCAGGAAGCCTGCTGTTTAGAAAGCTGGTGTGTGCATTTTTTGATGACAAGACCTTGGCTAACTCTTTACCCAATGGCAAGAGGAAAAGAGGACTCAATGATAACCGAAAAGGACTAGACCAAAATATTGTGGGTGCAATAAAAG TCTTTACAGAAAAATATTGCACTGCTAACCACGTGGATAAACTTCCTGGCCCCAGAGACTGGGTACAGATTCTGCAGGATCAAATTAAACTGGCAAGAAGACGGTTAAAAAGAGGCTCAG